The following proteins are co-located in the Streptomyces bottropensis ATCC 25435 genome:
- the nuoI gene encoding NADH-quinone oxidoreductase subunit NuoI has protein sequence MAEEPKETKQGFQNPVAGFGVTFKAMFKKRLTEQYPEQQKTTAPRFHGRHQLNRHPDGLEKCVGCELCAWACPADAIYVEGADNTDEERYSPGERYGAVYQINYARCILCGLCIEACPTRALTMTNEFELADSSRANLIYTKEQLLAGLEEGMVDSPHSIFPGTDEQDYYRGLVTEAAPGTVRQTAVSKGEKPQEAASTFGEDEPASHKAVGR, from the coding sequence ATGGCTGAGGAGCCGAAAGAGACCAAGCAGGGTTTCCAGAACCCCGTCGCCGGCTTCGGCGTGACCTTCAAGGCCATGTTCAAGAAGCGGCTGACCGAGCAGTATCCGGAGCAGCAGAAGACCACGGCCCCGCGGTTCCACGGCCGGCACCAGCTCAACCGCCATCCGGACGGCCTGGAGAAGTGCGTCGGCTGCGAGCTGTGCGCCTGGGCCTGCCCCGCCGACGCCATCTACGTGGAGGGCGCCGACAACACCGACGAGGAGCGCTACTCGCCGGGCGAGCGGTACGGCGCCGTCTACCAGATCAACTACGCCCGCTGCATCCTGTGCGGCCTGTGCATCGAGGCGTGCCCCACCCGCGCGCTCACGATGACCAACGAGTTCGAGCTGGCCGACAGCAGCCGCGCCAACCTCATCTACACCAAGGAGCAGCTGCTCGCGGGGCTGGAGGAGGGCATGGTCGACTCGCCCCACTCGATCTTCCCCGGCACCGACGAGCAGGACTACTACCGGGGCCTGGTCACCGAGGCCGCGCCCGGCACGGTGCGGCAGACGGCCGTGTCCAAGGGCGAGAAGCCCCAGGAGGCCGCGTCCACCTTCGGTGAGGACGAGCCGGCGTCGCACAAGGCGGTCGGCCGATGA
- a CDS encoding NADH-quinone oxidoreductase subunit J has translation MTEQLAAYATSTGEAVQFWVLGTVAVIGALCTVFMKRAVHSALCLAATMIILAVFYLANGAYFLGIVQIVVYTGAIMMLFLFVVMLVGVTAADSLKETIKGQRWLALLCGAGFGILLIAGIGNASLTEFNGLGTANANGNVEGLAVLLFTKYVLAFEITSTLLITATVGAVMLTHRERIGRAKTQRQWSEARVRSGHLAPLPAPGVYARHNAVDIPGLLPDGTPSELTVNPTLRARRQMRHVSRDLLRGIERWETSSADWLGRTPPRRREDGSLRAPLIAGASDAASEAARTESQSQPSPAGQPSATTSTPAQAEQR, from the coding sequence ATGACGGAGCAACTCGCCGCCTACGCGACCTCCACCGGCGAGGCCGTCCAGTTCTGGGTGCTCGGCACGGTCGCCGTGATCGGCGCCCTGTGCACCGTCTTCATGAAGCGGGCCGTGCACAGCGCGCTCTGCCTCGCCGCAACGATGATCATCCTGGCGGTGTTCTACCTCGCCAACGGCGCCTACTTCCTGGGCATCGTGCAGATCGTCGTCTACACCGGCGCGATCATGATGCTGTTCCTGTTCGTGGTCATGCTCGTCGGCGTCACCGCCGCGGACTCCCTGAAGGAGACCATCAAGGGCCAGCGCTGGCTGGCCCTCCTGTGCGGCGCCGGCTTCGGCATCCTGCTCATCGCGGGCATCGGCAACGCCTCCCTGACGGAGTTCAACGGCCTCGGCACGGCGAACGCGAACGGCAACGTGGAGGGCCTCGCCGTGCTGCTGTTCACCAAGTACGTCCTTGCCTTCGAGATCACCAGTACTCTCCTGATCACCGCCACTGTCGGGGCGGTGATGCTCACTCACCGGGAGCGCATCGGGCGCGCCAAGACGCAGCGCCAGTGGTCCGAGGCACGGGTGCGTAGCGGGCATCTCGCGCCGCTGCCGGCCCCCGGCGTCTACGCCCGGCACAACGCGGTCGACATCCCGGGTCTGCTGCCCGACGGCACACCGTCCGAGCTCACCGTCAATCCCACCTTGCGCGCCCGTCGCCAGATGCGTCACGTAAGCCGCGACCTACTGCGTGGGATCGAGCGGTGGGAAACCTCCAGCGCCGACTGGCTAGGCCGTACGCCCCCGCGTCGCCGCGAGGACGGCTCCCTACGCGCTCCGCTCATTGCGGGCGCCTCCGACGCGGCGAGTGAGGCGGCCCGCACCGAGTCGCAGTCCCAGCCGTCGCCGGCAGGGCAGCCCTCTGCAACGACCTCCACCCCAGCGCAGGCGGAACAGCGGTGA